The following coding sequences lie in one Balneolaceae bacterium genomic window:
- a CDS encoding flavodoxin-dependent (E)-4-hydroxy-3-methylbut-2-enyl-diphosphate synthase — protein MMPIWRDVYPGVEEMNVAVMGCVVNGPGESRNANIGISLPGTFEEPKAPVYMDGEHFTTLRGEGIGKRFRDILDDYVVRNYGKEPSKQEAEPA, from the coding sequence ATGATGCCCATCTGGCGGGACGTCTATCCCGGCGTCGAGGAGATGAACGTGGCCGTCATGGGCTGCGTGGTCAACGGGCCGGGCGAGTCGCGCAACGCCAACATCGGCATTTCCCTGCCCGGCACCTTCGAGGAGCCCAAAGCCCCGGTGTACATGGACGGCGAGCATTTTACTACGCTGCGCGGCGAGGGCATAGGCAAGCGCTTCCGCGATATCCTCGACGACTACGTGGTGCGCAACTACGGCAAGGAGCCCAGCAAACAGGAGGCCGAGCCGGCGTAG
- a CDS encoding ABC transporter permease yields the protein MNLKEAFLQAYDSLKANKLRSSLTLLALVVGVFAVIVSTTAVAVLDNFFQNTMSMMGGNAINITRTPSIQLGEIDESVRNRAYVTFEDSEELEERLRLAGDVSPEEFFTGIAVISYGDRETDPTMQVVGSNENYLNNNAYELEFGRNFTREEIQNRRKVVLLGSEIRDELFPVEGAVDKSVRVEGQEFRVIGVLESKGSVMGSSMDGLVIIPYTTGIAMYGGNRNINIQVKAPSMDLIPDAIDEITGALRVIRKVGAGEPNSFEIETNDSLAGTFDQFTAILYIIGFVIGGITLFGAGIGVMNIMLVSVTERTREIGIRKAVGATRSAIVSQFLLEAVFICQIGGIIGMAVGILAGNGMALWIETEPVVPLWAVSMGFFGMLLIGVVFGVYPAYKASRLDPIESLRYE from the coding sequence ATGAATTTGAAAGAGGCATTTCTGCAGGCCTATGACTCCCTGAAGGCCAACAAGCTGCGCTCTTCGCTTACGCTGCTTGCGCTGGTGGTGGGCGTGTTCGCCGTGATCGTCTCCACAACCGCCGTCGCGGTGCTGGACAATTTCTTCCAGAACACCATGAGTATGATGGGCGGAAATGCGATCAACATTACCCGTACTCCCTCTATTCAGTTGGGAGAGATAGACGAGAGTGTCCGCAACCGCGCCTATGTGACGTTTGAGGATTCGGAGGAGTTGGAAGAACGGCTCCGGTTGGCTGGAGATGTGAGTCCGGAGGAGTTCTTTACCGGTATTGCCGTGATCTCTTACGGCGATCGGGAGACCGATCCCACAATGCAGGTCGTGGGAAGCAATGAGAATTACCTGAACAACAACGCCTACGAATTAGAATTCGGAAGGAATTTCACCAGAGAGGAGATCCAAAACCGTCGCAAGGTGGTACTGCTTGGCAGTGAAATCAGGGATGAACTGTTTCCGGTGGAGGGGGCGGTAGACAAATCAGTGCGAGTGGAGGGACAGGAGTTCCGGGTGATCGGGGTGCTGGAATCCAAGGGTAGCGTAATGGGGAGTTCCATGGATGGACTGGTGATCATTCCCTACACCACCGGTATCGCTATGTATGGGGGAAACCGGAACATCAATATTCAGGTAAAAGCACCCAGCATGGACCTGATACCTGATGCGATCGACGAAATCACCGGGGCGCTGCGGGTGATCCGCAAGGTTGGTGCCGGGGAACCGAACAGTTTCGAGATCGAAACCAATGATTCCCTGGCAGGCACCTTCGATCAGTTCACAGCCATTCTCTACATTATCGGTTTTGTAATCGGCGGCATCACCCTTTTCGGGGCGGGTATCGGCGTGATGAACATCATGCTGGTGTCGGTTACCGAGCGCACCCGAGAAATCGGAATACGAAAGGCGGTGGGGGCCACCCGCAGCGCCATCGTCTCCCAATTCCTGCTGGAAGCGGTCTTTATCTGCCAGATCGGGGGCATCATCGGCATGGCTGTGGGCATACTTGCCGGCAACGGTATGGCCCTGTGGATTGAGACCGAGCCGGTGGTCCCGCTCTGGGCCGTGAGCATGGGCTTTTTCGGGATGCTTCTTATCGGCGTAGTCTTCGGGGTCTATCCCGCCTACAAGGCCTCGCGTCTTGATCCCATCGAGAGCCTGCGCTACGAATGA
- a CDS encoding inositol monophosphatase family protein, with product MSNYSRDLEIAKKAAGEAAGIVRSYRDGRHYEVDFKGRNDLVTDADLASEKKILEILREAYPDDQVMAEETSGDAVLPDRRTWLIDPIDGTTNFTHGFPVSCVSVALWENEQPQLGLVLEINSGECFSAVRGEGARLDGEEICVSAVKEPRNALVGTGFPYNDMSLFSNYLRLFEWLVHRTQGIRRPGAASWDLCCVAAGRFDGFYEYALNPWDVGAGALIVQEAGGVVTDWEGGDGWLFSERIVAGNPSVHAFLLEGIRGHFTDEELRG from the coding sequence ATGAGCAACTATTCACGGGACCTGGAAATCGCAAAAAAGGCCGCAGGGGAGGCGGCCGGCATCGTGCGTTCCTACCGGGACGGGCGCCACTACGAGGTGGATTTCAAGGGGCGCAACGACCTTGTCACCGACGCCGACCTGGCCTCCGAGAAGAAGATTCTGGAGATCCTGCGTGAGGCCTATCCCGACGACCAGGTCATGGCGGAGGAGACCTCCGGGGATGCCGTGCTTCCCGACAGGCGCACATGGCTCATCGATCCCATCGACGGCACGACCAACTTCACGCATGGCTTTCCAGTTTCCTGCGTCTCGGTGGCCCTCTGGGAAAACGAGCAGCCACAGCTCGGCCTGGTCCTTGAAATCAACAGCGGCGAGTGTTTCAGCGCGGTGCGCGGGGAGGGGGCCCGTCTGGATGGGGAGGAGATCTGCGTATCTGCGGTGAAAGAGCCGCGAAATGCGCTGGTGGGCACGGGCTTTCCCTACAACGACATGAGCCTTTTCTCCAATTACCTGCGCCTTTTCGAGTGGCTGGTGCACCGCACCCAGGGCATCCGTCGGCCGGGCGCCGCGTCGTGGGACCTCTGCTGCGTGGCGGCGGGCCGTTTTGACGGTTTTTACGAGTATGCCCTGAACCCGTGGGACGTGGGCGCAGGTGCGCTCATCGTGCAGGAGGCCGGCGGGGTGGTCACCGACTGGGAGGGAGGGGACGGCTGGCTCTTCAGCGAGCGCATCGTGGCGGGCAATCCCTCCGTGCACGCTTTTCTGCTGGAAGGGATCCGGGGGCATTTTACTGATGAGGAACTCCGGGGTTGA
- a CDS encoding ABC transporter ATP-binding protein: protein MSNAMIQVRDLERFYMMGNTEVRALDGVSFDVMENEYIAIMGPSGSGKSTLMNLIGCLDTATSGTYILNGQDVSSLEDAELAEVRNREIGFIFQTFNLLPRTDCMANVELPLIYSGVSSSERKERAAETLRKVGLGDRLDHKPNELSGGQRQRVAIARALVNNPSIILADEPTGNLDSKTGEEIMKLLEELYRLGNTILLVTHEDEISKHARRIIRLRDGVIESDEPIEDPVLEGVEFTIPDTTAATA, encoded by the coding sequence ATGTCCAACGCAATGATCCAGGTACGCGACCTCGAACGCTTCTACATGATGGGCAACACAGAAGTGCGGGCGCTGGACGGCGTCTCCTTCGATGTGATGGAAAACGAGTACATTGCCATCATGGGGCCTTCCGGCTCGGGTAAGTCCACCCTTATGAATCTTATCGGATGTCTCGATACGGCTACATCGGGAACCTACATCCTTAACGGTCAGGATGTGAGCAGTCTGGAAGACGCCGAACTCGCCGAAGTACGGAACCGGGAGATCGGTTTCATATTCCAGACCTTCAATCTGCTGCCCCGCACGGACTGCATGGCCAATGTGGAGCTCCCGCTCATCTATTCGGGCGTATCCAGTTCGGAGCGCAAGGAAAGGGCCGCCGAAACCCTTCGCAAAGTGGGTCTGGGCGACCGTCTTGACCACAAGCCCAACGAACTTTCCGGTGGACAGCGCCAGCGCGTTGCCATCGCCCGCGCCCTGGTCAATAATCCCTCCATCATACTGGCCGACGAGCCCACCGGAAACCTGGACTCCAAGACCGGGGAGGAGATCATGAAGCTGCTCGAGGAGCTTTACCGCCTGGGCAACACCATTCTGCTGGTGACCCATGAGGATGAAATATCAAAACATGCGCGGCGCATCATCCGGCTTCGTGACGGGGTGATCGAGAGCGATGAGCCTATCGAGGATCCCGTGCTGGAGGGCGTGGAGTTCACCATTCCGGACACCACGGCCGCTACCGCCTGA
- a CDS encoding TolC family protein — translation MAVENNYQLKQARNNLDLADQRVFGEKADFLPSISARFSGNRSVGQTFNNITLRYEERMSNSINGSISASMPIFQGFNNILSLRQSESSRESQEANLERIKQTIIFNAASQYLQVLAKQGAAGDRAPDPGNFPETA, via the coding sequence ATCGCCGTCGAAAACAACTATCAGCTCAAGCAGGCCCGCAACAACCTGGACCTGGCTGATCAGCGTGTATTCGGTGAGAAGGCCGACTTTCTGCCTAGTATCAGCGCGCGTTTCAGCGGGAACCGCAGTGTGGGCCAGACCTTCAACAACATTACCCTCAGGTACGAGGAGCGCATGTCGAATTCCATCAACGGGTCGATCAGCGCCAGTATGCCCATCTTCCAGGGCTTTAACAACATTCTGAGCCTTCGACAAAGCGAATCGAGCCGGGAGAGCCAGGAAGCCAACCTGGAGCGTATCAAGCAGACCATTATCTTCAATGCAGCCTCGCAATACCTGCAGGTGCTGGCAAAACAAGGAGCTGCTGGAGATCGCGCGCCAGACCCTGGAAACTTCCCAGAAACAGCTTGA
- the bshB1 gene encoding bacillithiol biosynthesis deacetylase BshB1 codes for MTSLDILAFAAHPDDTELCCGGTLAKACRQGLAVGVVDFTRGEMATRGTPEQRMKEAEKAAGITGLSLRENLGLPDTAFENSPQNREKIIRIVRATRPHVCLAGAPEDRHPDHGRATRMVLDALFLAGLTKMETREADGETQERWRPSHVLHYMQDRPFEPDLVVDISDTFEVKREALLAFETQFNVSDQDGDPGSYISSERFFKGVEARARHYGHLIGVTYGEPFKYHNGPVALDSLTPFMEISSER; via the coding sequence ATGACCTCATTGGACATTCTCGCGTTCGCCGCCCATCCCGACGATACGGAACTCTGTTGCGGAGGCACCCTGGCCAAAGCCTGCCGGCAGGGCCTAGCAGTGGGGGTGGTGGATTTCACCCGGGGCGAGATGGCCACCCGCGGCACGCCGGAGCAGCGAATGAAGGAGGCCGAAAAGGCGGCCGGCATCACCGGCCTGAGCCTGAGAGAAAATCTGGGACTGCCCGACACCGCTTTTGAAAACAGCCCGCAGAACAGGGAGAAGATCATCCGCATCGTACGCGCCACGCGACCGCATGTCTGCCTGGCAGGTGCGCCGGAGGACCGCCACCCTGACCACGGACGGGCCACCCGAATGGTGCTGGACGCGCTCTTTCTTGCAGGACTCACCAAGATGGAGACGCGTGAGGCGGACGGAGAGACGCAGGAGCGCTGGCGCCCCTCCCATGTGCTGCACTACATGCAAGACCGCCCCTTCGAGCCTGACCTGGTGGTGGACATCTCCGACACCTTTGAGGTGAAGCGCGAGGCGCTGCTGGCTTTCGAAACGCAGTTCAACGTAAGCGATCAGGACGGGGATCCCGGCTCCTATATCTCCAGCGAGCGCTTCTTCAAAGGCGTGGAGGCGCGGGCCCGTCACTACGGGCATCTCATCGGGGTTACCTACGGGGAGCCATTCAAGTACCACAACGGACCGGTGGCCCTCGATTCCCTCACCCCCTTCATGGAAATTTCTAGCGAGAGATAG
- a CDS encoding rhomboid family intramembrane serine protease — MITYTFLHAGGWHLIFNMLWLWWMGRAVEETLGPRSLTVIYFGAGIGGALLDVLLAQIFGIVYVIGASGAVFGVMVAFAMIYPRMPIHLFLLPPVEARYIVAGMIALNILLLGGNDNTAQAVHLGGAATGYLLMKYQRQGLHLGGLVEPIERFWYRLKGIYSKAGGGSGSRNKNMYSVSDVEVLEEEDETELDTILEKISREGYDGLTKEEKRKLFELSKRQ, encoded by the coding sequence ATGATTACCTATACCTTTCTCCACGCCGGAGGCTGGCACCTGATCTTCAATATGCTCTGGCTCTGGTGGATGGGGCGCGCGGTGGAGGAAACCCTGGGTCCGCGCTCGCTTACAGTCATCTATTTCGGCGCGGGTATCGGCGGTGCTCTGCTGGACGTGCTGCTGGCGCAGATTTTCGGCATTGTCTATGTCATCGGCGCCTCGGGCGCGGTTTTCGGTGTGATGGTGGCCTTCGCCATGATCTATCCCCGCATGCCCATCCATCTCTTCCTGCTGCCGCCCGTGGAGGCGCGCTACATTGTGGCGGGAATGATCGCGCTGAATATTCTGCTCTTGGGAGGTAACGACAACACCGCGCAGGCCGTCCACCTGGGCGGGGCCGCCACCGGCTACCTGCTGATGAAATACCAGCGTCAGGGACTTCACCTGGGCGGCCTTGTGGAACCCATTGAACGATTCTGGTACCGCCTGAAGGGCATCTATTCGAAGGCGGGAGGGGGGAGCGGGTCCCGCAACAAGAACATGTACTCGGTAAGCGACGTAGAGGTTTTGGAAGAGGAGGATGAGACGGAACTGGACACCATCCTGGAGAAGATTTCCCGGGAGGGCTACGACGGACTTACCAAGGAGGAGAAGAGAAAACTTTTTGAACTGAGCAAGAGGCAATGA
- the ispG gene encoding flavodoxin-dependent (E)-4-hydroxy-3-methylbut-2-enyl-diphosphate synthase, producing the protein MPDIQRRESIQVMVGDVPVGGGAPIVVQSMTNTDTSDVDATVEQIKHLHAAGSEIVRITVNNDDAAKAVPHIKERLLEDDVNVPIVGDFHYNGHKLLTKYPEAAAALSKFRINPGNTGTKTRDENFCTIVEQAIEHDKPVRIGVNWGSLDQQLLADKMDANSKREKPKSSKQVMLDTMVESARRSAELAESVGLPSDKIVISCKMSHVQDVVEVYERIAELLEYPLHVGLTEAGMGMKGIVASTSALSVLLQQGIGDTIRVSLTPQPGGDRAKEVRVCQQILQSLGIRSFIPQVTACPGCGRTGTAPISRSWPRRSRTTSAK; encoded by the coding sequence ATGCCAGATATCCAGCGAAGAGAATCCATCCAGGTGATGGTGGGCGACGTACCCGTCGGGGGAGGCGCGCCCATCGTCGTGCAGTCGATGACCAACACCGATACCTCCGACGTGGACGCCACTGTCGAGCAGATCAAGCACCTGCATGCGGCGGGATCGGAGATCGTCCGTATTACCGTCAACAACGACGATGCGGCGAAGGCGGTCCCCCATATCAAGGAGCGGCTGCTGGAGGACGATGTAAACGTGCCCATTGTGGGCGATTTCCACTACAACGGCCACAAGCTGCTAACCAAGTACCCCGAGGCCGCCGCCGCGCTGTCCAAATTCCGCATCAACCCCGGCAACACGGGCACCAAGACCCGCGACGAAAACTTCTGCACCATCGTAGAGCAGGCCATAGAGCACGACAAGCCGGTGCGCATAGGCGTAAACTGGGGTTCGCTCGACCAGCAGCTGCTGGCTGACAAGATGGACGCCAACAGCAAGCGGGAAAAACCCAAGTCGTCCAAGCAGGTAATGCTGGACACCATGGTGGAGAGCGCCCGCCGCTCAGCCGAACTGGCCGAGAGCGTGGGACTTCCCTCCGACAAGATCGTCATCTCCTGCAAGATGTCGCACGTGCAGGACGTGGTGGAAGTCTATGAGCGCATCGCCGAGCTGTTGGAGTATCCCCTGCATGTGGGACTTACCGAGGCCGGCATGGGCATGAAAGGCATCGTTGCCAGCACCTCGGCCCTGTCGGTGCTTCTGCAGCAGGGCATTGGCGACACCATCCGGGTATCCCTCACTCCCCAACCCGGCGGCGACCGCGCCAAAGAGGTGCGCGTCTGCCAGCAGATCCTGCAGTCCCTCGGCATTCGCAGCTTTATCCCGCAGGTCACCGCCTGCCCAGGCTGCGGCCGCACCGGAACAGCACCTATTTCCAGGAGCTGGCCCAGGAGATCCAGGACTACCTCCGCGAAATGA
- a CDS encoding TolC family protein: protein MQPRNTCRCWQNKELLEIARQTLETSQKQLEQVAAQVEVGSVPQVDQYNQEATVATNELTVIQRENTLEQSKLTLIRTLQLDPTGSFEFQIPDINEENVTPRQYNLQELTEQALASRSDLEAQRQTIESNRYNLQMARWSLYPSISASFSLGSSYQDLYRGLEVINGQPRQIIVGFGDQFFDQRVGRSVGFSVNIPIFSNWNTRLSVQQAQVTYKNSQLSLENQRYGVMEEVRQAYSDYTSYRKQLQSSSVALRAAQRSFETQQQRYNVGAGTLIELSSAQQSYTQAQADHANALYRLIFQEQLLEYYLGQMDTDIQLQN from the coding sequence ATGCAGCCTCGCAATACCTGCAGGTGCTGGCAAAACAAGGAGCTGCTGGAGATCGCGCGCCAGACCCTGGAAACTTCCCAGAAACAGCTTGAACAGGTTGCGGCCCAGGTGGAGGTGGGATCCGTTCCCCAGGTCGACCAGTACAACCAGGAGGCGACGGTGGCCACCAACGAACTTACGGTTATCCAGCGGGAGAACACCCTGGAGCAGAGCAAGCTTACCCTGATCCGCACACTTCAGCTCGATCCCACGGGCTCCTTTGAATTCCAGATACCCGACATCAACGAGGAGAATGTAACACCGCGGCAGTATAACCTGCAGGAGCTTACCGAGCAGGCCCTGGCATCACGCTCCGATCTGGAGGCCCAGCGCCAGACTATCGAGTCCAACAGATACAACCTGCAGATGGCCCGCTGGTCGCTTTACCCTAGTATTTCGGCCAGTTTTTCACTCGGGAGTTCCTACCAGGATCTCTACCGGGGCCTGGAGGTGATTAACGGACAGCCCCGGCAAATTATCGTCGGTTTCGGCGACCAGTTCTTCGATCAGCGTGTGGGCCGTTCCGTGGGCTTCAGCGTCAACATTCCCATTTTCAGCAACTGGAACACGCGGTTGAGCGTGCAGCAGGCGCAGGTCACCTATAAGAATTCCCAGCTTAGCCTGGAGAACCAACGCTACGGTGTAATGGAGGAGGTTCGTCAGGCCTACAGCGACTACACTTCTTACCGGAAACAGCTTCAATCCTCATCGGTTGCCCTGCGCGCTGCGCAGCGCTCCTTTGAGACCCAGCAGCAGCGCTACAACGTGGGGGCCGGTACCCTTATCGAACTGAGCAGCGCGCAACAAAGCTACACTCAGGCACAGGCGGACCATGCCAATGCACTTTATCGTCTTATCTTCCAGGAACAGCTTCTAGAGTACTACCTGGGACAGATGGACACCGACATTCAACTTCAGAACTGA
- a CDS encoding efflux RND transporter periplasmic adaptor subunit has translation MEQARSGLLEAELVHRQKSQLYKQDAISETEYVQAKTAYEAQQANFQASQYQVQSIEAQLEQAKEELQKTIIRSPRDGTISRLAVEEGERVLGNTQSVGTELMRIAKMDQMEVQVQVNENDIVTVTVGDTANIEVDAYPERVFKGIVTEIANSAEVTGTGTAEQVTNYEVKIRVITPHNLDMTGSSEMVQQTTPEVPESGVTPDFKPGMSATVDVETNTVYNVVSVPIQAVTVRDFAANGNSSGPAVSSDSSSVDSGMVIPDEDLRKVVFAVVDGRTVRKPVETGISDNTHIQILSGVEAGEEIVIGSYRVLSRSWRTVTT, from the coding sequence CTGGAGCAGGCGCGGTCCGGTCTTTTAGAGGCGGAACTGGTGCACAGGCAGAAGAGCCAGCTCTATAAACAGGATGCCATTTCAGAAACTGAGTATGTGCAGGCCAAGACGGCCTACGAGGCCCAGCAAGCTAATTTCCAGGCCTCCCAGTATCAGGTACAGAGTATCGAGGCCCAGCTGGAACAGGCCAAGGAGGAGCTTCAGAAAACCATTATCCGTTCCCCGCGTGACGGTACCATCAGCAGGCTGGCCGTGGAGGAGGGTGAGCGCGTATTGGGCAACACGCAATCGGTGGGCACCGAGCTGATGCGCATTGCCAAAATGGACCAGATGGAAGTGCAGGTTCAGGTGAACGAAAACGATATTGTTACGGTAACGGTGGGCGACACCGCCAACATCGAAGTGGACGCCTATCCCGAGCGGGTATTTAAGGGCATCGTCACTGAAATCGCCAACTCCGCCGAGGTCACGGGCACCGGCACGGCCGAGCAGGTCACCAACTACGAAGTGAAGATCCGCGTGATCACCCCCCACAACCTTGACATGACGGGCAGCAGTGAGATGGTCCAGCAGACCACCCCAGAAGTTCCCGAAAGTGGCGTCACGCCCGACTTTAAGCCGGGCATGTCGGCCACGGTGGATGTTGAGACCAATACGGTGTATAATGTGGTTTCGGTTCCCATCCAGGCTGTTACAGTCCGGGATTTCGCTGCAAATGGGAACTCGAGCGGCCCAGCCGTTTCTTCTGACAGCAGTTCGGTGGACAGCGGCATGGTCATTCCCGACGAGGACCTGCGCAAGGTGGTCTTCGCCGTGGTGGACGGACGCACGGTTCGCAAGCCGGTGGAAACCGGCATCAGCGACAACACTCATATTCAAATTCTATCTGGCGTGGAAGCTGGCGAGGAAATCGTCATCGGAAGCTACCGGGTACTCTCTAGGAGCTGGAGGACGGTGACAACGTGA
- a CDS encoding ABC transporter permease, whose translation MSKFARVFNSTWEGMKISFRALGINKTRSVLTTLCIIIGIVMVTLMNAISNGMDMEFDRSMAMLGHNVVYVEKQPWNQGPDYKWWEYTNRRDMRLDYVEEIDEASRYASYVSAAAARGTSIRFRERSAEGVFLAGVTESYFNTAGLDVAEGRLFTAEEVRRGAKVAVLGASLKESLFETEVALGKEIRVGGQKFLVIGVIEKQGMFLGLADMDRRATVPISAYGQIFGLRSGLQIGVKFPSEAAMEEGKYEVEGIMRRVRQLDATEPNDFSINEPAAFEEQLAAFKNGLYLVGGALTALSLVIGGIGVMNIMFVSVRERTKEIGIRKAVGAKSWEILYQFLIEAIVMCLLGGLVGLLLAWPISLVLNQIFVATIDLSVVLFAFVLCSLVGLTFGFIPAYRAAKSDPIESLRYE comes from the coding sequence ATGTCGAAATTTGCACGCGTATTCAACAGTACTTGGGAGGGGATGAAGATCTCCTTTCGCGCTCTGGGCATCAACAAGACGCGTTCGGTGCTGACGACTCTCTGTATTATCATCGGCATCGTGATGGTTACGCTTATGAATGCCATCAGCAACGGTATGGACATGGAGTTCGACCGCAGCATGGCCATGTTGGGACATAACGTCGTCTATGTAGAAAAGCAGCCGTGGAACCAGGGCCCTGATTACAAGTGGTGGGAGTATACGAACCGCCGGGACATGCGACTGGACTATGTGGAGGAGATCGACGAGGCCAGCCGCTACGCCAGCTACGTCTCCGCGGCAGCGGCGCGGGGTACCAGCATACGTTTCCGTGAACGAAGCGCCGAAGGGGTTTTCCTGGCCGGCGTCACCGAGAGTTATTTCAACACGGCCGGTCTGGACGTGGCCGAGGGACGACTGTTTACGGCCGAAGAGGTGCGCAGGGGTGCGAAGGTGGCCGTACTGGGGGCCAGTCTCAAGGAGAGCCTTTTTGAGACCGAAGTGGCCCTGGGCAAGGAGATTCGCGTGGGGGGACAAAAATTCCTGGTGATCGGGGTAATTGAAAAGCAGGGCATGTTCCTGGGACTGGCCGACATGGACCGCCGGGCCACGGTTCCCATTTCGGCCTACGGGCAGATTTTTGGATTGCGCAGCGGCTTGCAAATCGGCGTTAAATTCCCAAGTGAGGCTGCTATGGAGGAGGGCAAGTACGAAGTGGAAGGGATCATGCGGCGCGTCCGCCAGCTGGACGCCACCGAGCCGAATGATTTTAGCATTAACGAACCAGCCGCCTTCGAAGAACAGCTGGCCGCCTTCAAGAACGGGCTTTACCTGGTTGGTGGAGCGCTGACAGCCCTCTCACTGGTCATCGGAGGAATTGGTGTGATGAACATCATGTTCGTCTCCGTGCGCGAACGTACCAAGGAGATTGGTATTCGCAAGGCCGTGGGGGCCAAGTCTTGGGAGATTCTCTACCAATTTCTCATCGAGGCCATCGTCATGTGCCTGCTCGGAGGATTGGTAGGACTCTTGCTGGCCTGGCCTATCAGCCTGGTGCTGAACCAGATCTTTGTGGCCACTATCGACCTGAGCGTGGTGCTCTTCGCCTTTGTGCTCTGTTCGCTGGTGGGACTAACCTTCGGGTTTATCCCCGCGTACCGCGCCGCCAAATCGGACCCCATTGAATCCCTGAGATACGAGTAG
- a CDS encoding rhomboid family intramembrane serine protease encodes MSYQANNYSPNTSFSVFPPAVKHLLIVNVLVFVGLSTPMIQEYLFYYGALWPLGSGRFEFWQLVSYMFLHAGFGHIIFNLFALWMFGQSIENFWGTRRFTVYYFITGIGAAITHMAIGGGGAPTLGASGAVYGILLAFGMMFPERRIMLLFRPFRSRPNIS; translated from the coding sequence TTGAGCTACCAAGCCAATAACTACAGCCCGAACACCTCTTTTTCGGTTTTTCCCCCGGCTGTAAAGCATCTTCTCATTGTCAACGTACTGGTATTCGTGGGGCTGAGCACTCCCATGATCCAGGAGTACCTCTTCTACTACGGCGCCCTCTGGCCCCTGGGATCGGGACGCTTCGAGTTTTGGCAGCTGGTCTCCTATATGTTTCTGCATGCCGGATTCGGGCATATCATTTTCAACCTCTTCGCCCTTTGGATGTTCGGGCAGTCCATCGAGAACTTCTGGGGGACCCGGCGGTTTACGGTCTACTACTTTATTACCGGCATAGGTGCGGCGATTACCCATATGGCCATCGGCGGGGGAGGCGCTCCCACCCTGGGCGCTTCGGGCGCGGTCTACGGCATTCTGCTGGCCTTCGGTATGATGTTCCCCGAACGCCGGATCATGCTGCTCTTCCGCCCATTCCGATCAAGGCCAAATATTTCGTAG